DNA sequence from the Elusimicrobiota bacterium genome:
GGGGTCGTCTACCAAGGGCCTATGGCCATCAGACGGCCTCCCGTGGTCCCCCTCCACCCCGTATTGAGGGGTGGAGCCTCCTCTCCGCTACTGGGGCGCAGCGGGCAAACCCGCCGTCACCCCCTCCAATTATTCCCACGACACAATGGTATCCTTACTAACCTTGTTGCACTAGCACCTTGAATGTGCACCCCGACAAGTCGCAGCGAGAGAACGCCTTTAATTTAATATAATTCTAAATAGTCTTAAAAAAACTATGGAGGAGCTGATGAAAATGTCCTTACTATTGCCGTCTATACTGCTCTGCTGCGCCCCGATTTATGCCGCCGGAGAATCCAAACCCTCGGAGCTGGAAAAGTCAGGCGCCAGTATCGAGAAAGACCCGAAATTTCCGCCGGTGGTTTCCTACACTCTTAAGAACGGCCTCAGGCTGCTTATATTGGAAAAACACTTCGTGCCCACTGTTTCTTTCACCATGATGTTCAAAGTCGGCAATGTCGACAACGAGCAGGGAAAAACCGGCCTGGCCCATCTTTTTGAGCACATGGCCTTTAAAGGCACTAAAACCATAAATTCCGCCGGCTACGAAAAAGAAAAACCAGCCCTGGACAAAGTGGAAACAGCGGCCGGCGCGGTCATCGCTGAGGAGACGCGCGACAATCCCGATCCGAAAAAGCTGGAAGACCTGCGCAAAGCTATGGCCGCCGCCGAGCAGGAGGCCGACAAACTGACCGTTAAGGATGAATACTGGAAAATTTACAACGAGCTGGGCGAATCGGGCATGAACGCCATGACCTCCACCGACTATACCGGCTATGTGGTTTCTCTGCCGTCCAACCGCCTTGAAGCCTGGATGACGATAGAGTCCGACCGCTTCAAGAACGCCGTGCTCAGGGAATTTTACAAGGAACGCAGCGTGGTCATGGAAGAGCGGCGCATGGGCGAATCGGACCCGAACCGCCTTATGTGGGAAACGCTTTTCCAGAACGCGTTCAACGCCCATCCTTATCACAACCCGACTATAGGCTGGATGGACGACCTTAAACGGCTTACCCGCTCCGACGCGGAAAAGTTTTTCAACAAGTTCTACGCCCCGAACAACGCTACGCTTGCCGTGGTAGGCGATGTGAAGCCGGAAGAGGTGATAAAGCTGGCGGAAAAATATTTCGTCTCCTGGCCCGCGAAGGAAATCCCGGAACGGGTTTACACCAAAGAGCCTCCCCAGAAAGCGGAAAAACGGATAAATGTGTTCTTTAAAGCCAAACCCATGCTGCGCATCGGCTATCACAATCCGGGCTTCAGCAACCCCGACATCTACGGGCTTATAATGGTAAGCGAGGTCCTGTCGAACGGCAAGACCAGCCGCTTCTACAGAAATCTGGTGGAAGGCAAGGAACTGGCTCTTTACGCGAACTCATATCATTCCACGCCCGGCGACCGCTATCCCTCGCTGTTCATTATTTCGGCGGCGCCCAAAGCCCCGCATACTCTTGAGGAACTGGAGACCGGAATAAACGAAGAAATAGACAGGCTGAAAAAAGAGCCGCCCACCCAATGGGAACTGGATAAGATAATCAATAATTACGAAGCCGAAATGATAAAGCAGCTGGAATCCAATTCCGGCCTCGGCATGAGCCTGGCGCACAACCAGGAGATACTGGGCGACTGGAAATACGACTGGACGACCGGCGACGAAATGAGAAAAGTAAAGCCGGAAGATGTTTCGAAAATAGCCGCCAAATATCTGACCAGAGACAACAAAACGATGGTTTTTCTGATGGAACCCGAGAAACCGGAGGGAAAATGAACAGTAAAAAATTACTGGCTACTATAGGAGTCAACCTTATGACGCTCGCAATCGCCGCCCCGCTCTTCGCCGTACCGCCCGCGCTCTCAAAACTTGACGCGGTTAATTTCAAACCGCCGAAAGGCGCGCGTTACGCTCTTGAGAACGGCATGATAGTTTACATGCTGAAAGACAATACCCTGCCCGTCCTGCACATGACCGCAATTATACGCACCGGCCGCATAAACGACCCGAAAGAAAAAATAGGCCTTGGCGATATAACAGCGTCGCTGCTCAAAGACGGCGGCTCGTCCAAATATAAACCCGACGATATCGACAAAACGCTGGAATTCCTCGGCGCCTCGGTGGAAAGCGCCATGGCCTCGGAAGAGGCGCGCGCCGACATGACGGTTTTAAAAAAGGACCTGGACGCGGTGCTGGATATCTACGCGGATATCTTAATCAACCCGGCTTTTGACGCGCAGAAATTCAAGCTGAAAAAAGACGAGGCGCTGGAACTGATAAGCCGCCGCAACGACGACCCCGCCCGCGAGGCGCAGCGGGAGGCCGTCCGCGCTTTCTACGGCCCCGGCCATCCTTACGGCTGGCGCACGGAGACTGCGACAATAAACGCCATAACCGGCGAAGACATAAAGGCTTATCACGCCAATTATTACAAGCCGAACAATATTATTCTGGCTGTCAGCGGCGATTTTACGAGCGACGAAGAGATGCTGGCGAAGCTTAAAGAGAAATTCGGCGCCTGGCATAAGGGCGAAGTTAAATTCCCGGTTATCGCCCCGGTGGAGATAAAGGAAGGCCGCCAGGTGTATTTTATAGACCGGGACATTTCACAAACCTCCATAGTCATGCTGCAGAAAGGCGTAAAGCGCCACGACCCGATAGAATACCCTTTGAGCGTCACGAATGAAATGCTTGGCGGCGGACTTTCTTCGCGGCTGGCTTCCGAGATACGCTCGCGCAAGGGGCTTGCTTACAGCGTTTACAGCTATTTTTCAAAAAAACCGGATTATGGCTTTATAAACGCTTCCTGCGGCACGAAGCCGGAGACCTATTCCCAGGCGCTTGCCGAAATGCTCAGCCAGTTCGAGCTGATAAAAAAGGAGACCGCCCCGGCCGACGAGGTCAAGCGCGCAAAGGATTCCATGATAAATTCTTTTGTTTTCCGCTTCGCCACGCCCTTTGACCTGATAAGCGAGCGGGCACTTTACGAATATTACGGCTATCCCGCGGATTATCTTGACACTTACGTCGATAATCTTGCAAAAGTGGATCCTGCGGCCGTGATTGAAACCTCAAAAAAATTATTCAAGCCCGAAAACGCGCTTATTTTCGTGATAGGGAATTCAAAGAAATTCGACAAGCCGCTCACGGAATTCGGCACGGTGACGGAGCTGAAGGAAGACTAAAGGATTGTTACATTCAGGCAGACAGAATTCAGGAGTCAGAATTCAGAATGGTGGAATTTTGCTCATCGGTGCGTCCTTATTCTGACTAGCCTATGGCTGTGCCGTAACAGACGCTATGCGTATAAGACGGCCTTCTGAATTCTGGCTTCTGGATTCGCCACACTGATATCAGGCGGCTATTTTACTTCTGATCTCCGCAGGCATTTCTTTTATCTTGAAGTCGGGGCCTACGCAGACCATATCGGTCACGGCTTTTGAGATTATTTTTCCGTCCTGATTTTTTATTTCATACCCGAACTGAACCCTGATCCCGCTGGTCTCGTTCACCCAGGTCCGGGTTTCCACGATATCACCGTATACCGCGGGCGCCTTGTATTCTATTTCCTGGCGTTTCACCACGAACCAGATGCCTTCATCCATAAGGGCCTTAACTGACAGGCCGCGCTCCTCCATGTACTCGGTTCGCGCTTCCTCGAGGAATTTCAGATAATTGCCGTAATAGACCACCCCGCCGCAGTCGGTATCGTAATAGTATATCCGCCTTTTCATTTCATTCTCCGATTATCTTCACAAGTATTCTTTTTTTCCTCTGCCCGTCAAACTCCCCGTAAAATATGGTTTCCCAGGGGCCGAAATCCAATTTTCCGGACGTAACCGCCACCACCACCTCCCGCCCCATGATGGTGCGCTTAAGGTGCGCGTCACCGTTGTCCTCGCCGGTCAGGTTATGCTTGTAACCGGTTTTTGAATAAGGGGCCAGGCGCTCCACCCACGCGAGGAAATCAGCGTGCAGGCCGCGTTCATTGTCGTTTATAAAAACGCTGGCGGTTATGTGCATGGAGTTTACCAGACATAGACCCTCTTTTATGCCGCTTTTCGCCAGTTCCTGTTCCACCTCGGCGGTGATATTTACCACGGCGCAACGTTCATCGGTGCGCACTGTAAGATAAGCTGTGTGCGATTTCATGAGTAATATTCTACAAATTTGAGATAGCCCGAATACTTTGCTATAATAGGTTCATGGCATACAAATGCAAGATTTGCGGAAAAAAACCCGTGGCCGGCTTTTCATACAGCCACTCAAACAGGGCCTCTAAGCGGCTTTTCAAACCCAACCTTCAGAAACAGAAAGTTCAGCTTGACGGACTGGTGCAGTCCGTTTATCTCTGCACTAACTGTATAAAGAGCGGCAAATCCGTGCGCCCTCTGAAACATCAGAAGAAAGGGTAAAGGATTTCCGCCCCGCTCTTTTGGTTCAATCGCCTGCGCGGAAGATTCCGGCCGGGGCAGTAAGCCGTGCTTCTTTATTTCTGCGCCATCCACACTACACTTCGCCTTTTCGCCCATGTCCCGCGGCTTCAACAGCGGCCATAATATACGCGGTCCTATCTCCCCTGACACCGCTGATTAACAATAATTCAATATTTTTAAAACACTCCTTGTTGTATAATTTCCTTAAGACAGAAAATTTTAATCCGTCCGGGATTTTAAAGCGTCCCATTTTTTATTTTTATTTTGGCCGGAGGCCGTTAAATGGAAACCGAACCGAAACTAGATCCTTCAACCATTACAGATGTGGAAACCGCCAAACTGGCTTTACGCTGGGCCGTGGAAAAAATACACTCCATGCAGGAAGAGCTGGGCCGCCTGCGCGAGGACAACCGCAACAAGGTAACGACCAACCGCTCGCTCACCGAACAGCTTGACCAGAAAACCGAAGTTTTAAAAAAATGGCAGGGGACCATAAAAACCTGGGAAGAAAACTGGAAAACCCAGACCGCCATGGAGACGGACCTAAAGTCCAAGCTCAGGGAACAGATCTTGAATGAAGAAACCGCCAATTGGCGCCAGGCCCGGGCCCAGCTGGAAAAACAGATCCTGGCCCTTAAAGAAGCGCTGGCCGCAAAAGAGGGAGAAATCGGCCGTCTCAAGCTTAACGTTATTGACGAGCTTAGCAAGTCCTCCGAACTGAAAGAGGAAGAACTTAACACTATTCTTAAAAAACAGCAGGATAATCTGGCCGAGCGGGAAACCGCCATGGCGGAGAAGTATGCCCGTTTTGAGCGGGAACTGATTGAAAACCAGCGTATCGCCGCCGAACAGCAGGAACTCTCCCTGAAAGAAACGTACGAAATAAAAATGAGGGAGTTTTCGAAACTATACGAACAGAAAGAAGCCCAGCTGGAGAGATTCCGCAAAGAGATAGAGGACCAGCACCTTGCAAAGATGGAAGGCCTGGAGGCGCAAAACCGGGCGCGTCTTGACGCCCTGAGGGCGGAACTGGAAGCCAGCCGGGCGAAGAAAGCGGAAGAGGCCGAAATCATTCACGCAGACCGCCTGAAATCCCTTGAAACGGCCTTTTCTGAAAAGCAGGCGGAACTGGAAAACAATTTCAGAGACAGGGAGCTTGAACTTGAAGAAAGCCACTCAAAGGAGCTTGACGCCGCCCGCCTGGCGAGAGAGCAGGAAACAACCGCGCTGCGCGACCGCATGCAGGCCTATGTGCTCAAGCGCGAGCAGGAATACATCACGCTGCGCCTTGAAATGGAGCGCCAGGTGACGGAACTGGTAAAAAACCGCGAAGCGGATATTAAGGCCGGCTACCAAAAGAACATTGAGGAAGTCAGGCAGCAATGGAACCGCCTGGCCCTTGAAAATCAGCAAAAACTGGATGCCTTGCTTAACGAAAACAACGCCAATTGGAAGGCCCGCTGGGAAAAACGGGAAGAGGAACTGACCGCCGCCAAAGCCGCGGAAATAAGGACCGCTGTCGATAAAGCCCAGGAGCGGCTTAATCACCAGGAAGCGGCGCTGCGCGAAACGCTGCTCCGCGAACAAAACGAATGGCTGGCGGCCCGTGACGCCGCAATGGCGGAAGTGAAAAAAGCGCTTGAAAAAAGCCACGCCGAAAGATTTGAAATCGCGCAAAAGAACCTTGAAACCGCCTATCTGGAAAAAGAAAAAACCATGTTTAGCCGGATGGCCGCGGCGCAGAAAAAGATCCGGGCGAAATGGCAGGCCAGGGAAGAAGAATGGCTGCTTGAAAAAGAGACTGCCGCCAATGAAGAAAGAGAAAAACTTAAAGCGGAATTTTCCGCCTATCGCCAGACGCTGAAAGAAAAACTGACGCAGGTCGAAGATGAATTAAAGCTTAATTACGCCGAGAAAGAAGAACACCTTGACTACTCCGCCAGAGAAGCGCAGAAAAGAAAAGAAGCGGAGCTTTGCGCCGCGTTCGCTAAAAAGGAAGCTGAGGCGAAAACCCGCGCTGAACAGGAAATGCGCCGCCTGGCCGCCGAAGCCGCCAAAAGCCTGTCCGCCGCCGAGAAAGAACAGGCGCTGGTTCTGGAAGCTCTCAAAAAAGAATTTGAGCGGCAGCAGGCCGAAAAAGCCGCGGCCTTTGAACAGGAAAAGGCGAGGTTCTTTAAGGCGAATCCCAGCCTGGAAGAAAAACACGCAGCGGCCGTTGAAAACCTTAAAAATGAATTTGAACAAAGGATGGCGCAAAAAGCCGCCGCCTTTGAAGAGGAAAAGCTGAGGCTCCTTGAGGCCAATTCCGGACTGAAAGAAAAACATGCCGCGGCCGTTGAAAACATTAAAATGGCGTTTGAACAAAAGCAGGCACAAAAAGCCGCCGCCTTTGAAGAGGAAAGGCTGAAGCTCCTTGAGGAAAATGCCAATCTGGAAAAAAGACAGGCTGCGCCTGTTGAAAACCTTAAAATGGAATTTGAACAAAGGATGGCGAAAAAAGCCGCCGCCTTTGAAGAGGAAAAGCAAAAGCTACTTGCCTCCAAAAACGACGCCGAGGCCGTCTGGGCCGCCAAAGCCGAAGCCCGTGAACTTGAATTTGAGAGCAGACTAAAGGCTGAGCGCTCAAGGCTCGCCGAGGCCAATAAAGTCAGGGAGACGAACCTGAAAAACCGCGAAGCGGAGATCGAACAGCTTAAAAACGCCAACCAGCAGGAATACAACGAACTGAAGATAGCGCTCTACCAGGAAATGCAGGGCAAGGAACATGAGCTGTTTTCAAAGCTTGCGGCCGCCAAAGAAGAGATGTATAAGGCGGTGAATGACCGCGGCGCCGTGATGGACAGGGAATACAACGCGCGCTTAACCCAGCTGCGGGGCAAAGAGACCGAGTTGGCGGAGCGCTTCGAAGAAAAGAACCGGCAGACCCTGGAAGCGATCAAAAAACAGAAACAGGACGAGTTTGACCGGCTGACGCTGGAGTTCGAGAGCCGCGCCGCGGAACTTGAGAACCGGTTTAAAAACCGCGAGCAGGCGCTTAACGCGTCCTTCTCCGAGCGCCTTGCAAAAATGGAAGCGGACTTCAGCGGCAAAGAAAAAGAATTTTCGGACGGCCAGGAGAAGGCCCTTGCCAAACGGCGGCAGGAACTGGAAACCGCGGCGAGACAAAAAGAAAAAGAGCTTGAAAAAAAGTACTCAGACCTTACCCAAAGCTTCTACACGGAAACCCAGAAAGAATCCACCGCCTGGGAAGGGCAGAAAATGGAGATTTTGAACCGCGAAAGACAGCTGCTTCGCGCGGAGTTTGAAAAAAAAGAGGCGGTCATCAGCCAAAAAATGGACGAGGAGCTGTCAGCGCAGCGCCAGCAGCGCGTGAAAATGGAAGTGGATCTGGCCGCCCGAAAAGAAGCGCTTGAAAAGGCTTACTACGCGGAACTGGCCCGTTCCCGCGCAACGCTTGACAAGATGCGGGCCGAACTGGAAGGGCGCGCCGTCTCAAGGAACAAGGAACTTGAAGAAGAAAAGAACCGCCTCACAATGCTGGTGGCGCAAAAAGAAGAGGAATACATAACGCAGTATCAAAAAAAAGAAGAAGAGCTTCTTCGCTTCTGGGAACAAAAGCAGAAAGAACTGCAGGAAAAACACGAAAAGGAATTAAAAACCGCCAGGGAAAAGATGTAAGCCCCCCCGGCCGGAGCCGGGGGCTTCCCCTGCCGCAAAAGAAGCCGCAGTCGCCCCGTGTCATACTTAGCCCGATACTCCCCATACCGCAAATTTTTTCTCTCATTCAATCCCGGGCCTGAAGCACAATCCCCGCGCGACGACAGCTCCACCTTAAAAACGTAAATTTTGCCCGCTCTTTTTCCAATCAGGAGCCCGGCGGAATCCGCAAGGGCGCATGAACTTTCAGCCGCGAAGCATTTCGCCGGCGCTTGGAATTTCACTGCCGTCCGGCGATTTTTACGCGGTTGCGGCAATGAAGTTTATTAAGATATAATAAAAAAAGGAAATATGAACCTGCATTTATCACGACAGCACGATTCAGCCCGAAAAATCTCCCGCTTTACCGACGGAGGCGACCATCAATGATAAAATTCAATAACAGGATACTCTTCGTGGGTTACGGCGCGGTGGCGCAGTGCACTCTGCCCATCCTGCTTAAGCATGTTAAACTGCCGGCCAAAAACATTACGGTGATGGATTTCGAGAACCGCTCCGCTGCGCTTAAGACCTGGACCGCCAAAGGCGTAAACTTTGTGCGCGACAGGGTTACACGGGACAATCTCGACAGGCTGCTCGGCCGCTATCTTTCCGCGGGCGATGTGCTTATCGATCTGGCCTGGAATATAGATTGCTGCGAAATCCTGCGGTGGTGCCACGACCGCGGCGTGCTCTACGTCAACACCTCGAGCGAGGTCTGGGACCCGTACGCGGCCGCTACGGACAAGCACCCGACCGAGCGCACGCTTTACTGGCGTCACATGAACATCCGGCGCATGACCGCGAAGTGGACGAAGGGCGGCCCCACGGCGGTAATTGAACACGGCGCAAACCCCGGCCTTATCTCACACTTCACAAAACAGGGGCTGCTTGACATCGGTTCGCGCCTGCTGGCCGACAAGAAAGTCAAGGGCCGCGCCGCCGACGGGATCCGCCGGCTCATGTCCGAACAGAGTTTTAATCACCTGGCGATGCGGCTGGGCGTAAAGGTCATACATGTCAGCGAGCGCGATACCCAGATAACCAACAAGCCGAAGCAGGTGGATGAGTTCGTCAACACCTGGAGCGTGGAGGGCTTCCGCGAAGAAGGCATCACCACGGCGGAGATGGGCTGGGGCACTCACGAGAAGGAACTGCCGGCATTCGCCTACGAGCACAAGGAAGGCCCGAAGAACCAGATCTGCCTGGCGCGCATGGGGATGAACACGTGGGTAAACTCCTGGGTGCCTGATTACTGCATACAGGCCATGGTGGTCCGCCATGGCGAGGCGTTCACGATCTCCGACAAACTGACCGTGTGGAAAAACGGCACGGCCGTCTACCGTCCGACGGTGCACTACGCCTATTGCCCAAGCGACTCCGCCATCGCCTCGCTCAACGAACTGCGCGGCTATGATTATAAGCTGCAGCCGAAAATCCGCATTCTGACCGACGAGATAATCCGCGGCTCCGACATTCTTGGCGCGCTGCTGATGGGACACGATTACAACGCCTGGTGGACCGGCAGCGACCTGAGCATCGGGCAGTCGCGCAGACTCGTGCCGCATCAGAACGCGACCACCATGCAGGTCGCCATCTCGGTGGTGTCAGCGACCATGTGGATGCTT
Encoded proteins:
- a CDS encoding secondary thiamine-phosphate synthase enzyme YjbQ codes for the protein MKSHTAYLTVRTDERCAVVNITAEVEQELAKSGIKEGLCLVNSMHITASVFINDNERGLHADFLAWVERLAPYSKTGYKHNLTGEDNGDAHLKRTIMGREVVVAVTSGKLDFGPWETIFYGEFDGQRKKRILVKIIGE
- a CDS encoding pitrilysin family protein encodes the protein MKMSLLLPSILLCCAPIYAAGESKPSELEKSGASIEKDPKFPPVVSYTLKNGLRLLILEKHFVPTVSFTMMFKVGNVDNEQGKTGLAHLFEHMAFKGTKTINSAGYEKEKPALDKVETAAGAVIAEETRDNPDPKKLEDLRKAMAAAEQEADKLTVKDEYWKIYNELGESGMNAMTSTDYTGYVVSLPSNRLEAWMTIESDRFKNAVLREFYKERSVVMEERRMGESDPNRLMWETLFQNAFNAHPYHNPTIGWMDDLKRLTRSDAEKFFNKFYAPNNATLAVVGDVKPEEVIKLAEKYFVSWPAKEIPERVYTKEPPQKAEKRINVFFKAKPMLRIGYHNPGFSNPDIYGLIMVSEVLSNGKTSRFYRNLVEGKELALYANSYHSTPGDRYPSLFIISAAPKAPHTLEELETGINEEIDRLKKEPPTQWELDKIINNYEAEMIKQLESNSGLGMSLAHNQEILGDWKYDWTTGDEMRKVKPEDVSKIAAKYLTRDNKTMVFLMEPEKPEGK
- a CDS encoding thioesterase family protein — protein: MKRRIYYYDTDCGGVVYYGNYLKFLEEARTEYMEERGLSVKALMDEGIWFVVKRQEIEYKAPAVYGDIVETRTWVNETSGIRVQFGYEIKNQDGKIISKAVTDMVCVGPDFKIKEMPAEIRSKIAA
- the rpmB gene encoding 50S ribosomal protein L28; this encodes MAYKCKICGKKPVAGFSYSHSNRASKRLFKPNLQKQKVQLDGLVQSVYLCTNCIKSGKSVRPLKHQKKG
- a CDS encoding pitrilysin family protein yields the protein MNSKKLLATIGVNLMTLAIAAPLFAVPPALSKLDAVNFKPPKGARYALENGMIVYMLKDNTLPVLHMTAIIRTGRINDPKEKIGLGDITASLLKDGGSSKYKPDDIDKTLEFLGASVESAMASEEARADMTVLKKDLDAVLDIYADILINPAFDAQKFKLKKDEALELISRRNDDPAREAQREAVRAFYGPGHPYGWRTETATINAITGEDIKAYHANYYKPNNIILAVSGDFTSDEEMLAKLKEKFGAWHKGEVKFPVIAPVEIKEGRQVYFIDRDISQTSIVMLQKGVKRHDPIEYPLSVTNEMLGGGLSSRLASEIRSRKGLAYSVYSYFSKKPDYGFINASCGTKPETYSQALAEMLSQFELIKKETAPADEVKRAKDSMINSFVFRFATPFDLISERALYEYYGYPADYLDTYVDNLAKVDPAAVIETSKKLFKPENALIFVIGNSKKFDKPLTEFGTVTELKED
- a CDS encoding saccharopine dehydrogenase NADP-binding domain-containing protein translates to MIKFNNRILFVGYGAVAQCTLPILLKHVKLPAKNITVMDFENRSAALKTWTAKGVNFVRDRVTRDNLDRLLGRYLSAGDVLIDLAWNIDCCEILRWCHDRGVLYVNTSSEVWDPYAAATDKHPTERTLYWRHMNIRRMTAKWTKGGPTAVIEHGANPGLISHFTKQGLLDIGSRLLADKKVKGRAADGIRRLMSEQSFNHLAMRLGVKVIHVSERDTQITNKPKQVDEFVNTWSVEGFREEGITTAEMGWGTHEKELPAFAYEHKEGPKNQICLARMGMNTWVNSWVPDYCIQAMVVRHGEAFTISDKLTVWKNGTAVYRPTVHYAYCPSDSAIASLNELRGYDYKLQPKIRILTDEIIRGSDILGALLMGHDYNAWWTGSDLSIGQSRRLVPHQNATTMQVAISVVSATMWMLENPDRGVCVPDDLPHEYVLKIAKPYLGKFISMPTDWTPLKHYTNEFLGHNNPAIDRSDPWQFKNFLITDGD